In Euphorbia lathyris chromosome 9, ddEupLath1.1, whole genome shotgun sequence, the following are encoded in one genomic region:
- the LOC136206004 gene encoding auxin-responsive protein IAA16, whose translation MSSVTEVERGKYSMINFEETELRLGLPGGCNGNDGDLSSKSNGKRGFSETVDLKLNFSSEELGKDVGEDEKIKKKDDVPAASHDPAKPPAKAQVVGWPPIRSFRKNVMTVQKNSTEQGATSSAAGAGAGAGAAFVKVSMDGAPYLRKVDLKLYKSYQELSDALGKMFSSFTIGNCGSQGIMKDFMNESKLVDILNGSEYVPTYEDKDGDWMLVGDVPWEMFVYSCKRLRIMKGSEAIGLAPRAVEKCKNRT comes from the exons ATGAGTAGTGTAACGGAGGTAGAGCGCGGTAAATATTCGATGATTAATTTCGAAGAAACGGAATTGCGACTTGGATTACCAGGCGGATGTAATGGAAATGACGGTGATCTGAGTAGTAAGAGTAATGGAAAGAGAGGATTCTCTGAAACTGTGGATTTGAAGCTTAATTTTTCCAGTGAAGAATTAGGGAAAGATGTTGGAGAAGAtgagaaaatcaagaagaaagaTGATGTTCCTGCTGCTTCTCATGATCCTGCTAAGCCACCGGCCAA GGCACAAGTGGTGGGTTGGCCACCAATTAGATCGTTCCGGAAAAATGTGATGACTGTCCAGAAAAACAGCACCGAGCAGGGCGCCACCAGCTCAGCTGCCGGTGCCGGTGCCGGTGCCGGCGCAGCTTTTGTGAAAGTTAGCATGGACGGTGCACCTTATTTACGAAAAGTGGACTTGAAATTGTACAAAAGCTATCAAGAACTTTCTGATGCTCTAGGCAAAATGTTCAGCTCATTTACCATCG gAAATTGTGGATCACAAGGGATAATGAAGGACTTTATGAATGAAAGCAAATTGGTAGATATATTGAATGGTTCTGAATATGTTCCAACTTATGAAGATAAGGATGGAGATTGGATGCTTGTCGGAGATGTCCCATGGga AATGTTTGTTTACTCATGCAAACGACTAAGGATAATGAAGGGATCAGAGGCAATAGGACTTG CCCCTAGAGCTGTGGAGAAATGCAAGAACAGAACctga